In a single window of the Mesoplodon densirostris isolate mMesDen1 chromosome 18, mMesDen1 primary haplotype, whole genome shotgun sequence genome:
- the RPL38 gene encoding large ribosomal subunit protein eL38, whose product MPRKIEEIKDFLLTARRKDAKSVKIKKNKDNVKFKVRCSRYLYTLVITDKEKAEKLKQSLPPGLAVKELK is encoded by the exons ATG CCTCGCAAAATTGAGGAAATCAAGGACTTTCTGCTCACAGCCAGACGAAAGGACGCCAAAT CGGTCAAGATCAAGAAAAATAAGGATAATGTGAAGTTTAAAGTTCGATGTAGCAGGTACCTTTACACCTTGGTCATCACAGAcaaagagaaggcagagaagctGAAGCAGTCCCTGCCCCCAG GTTTGGCGGTGAAGGAGCTGAAATGA